The proteins below come from a single Cylindrospermopsis raciborskii Cr2010 genomic window:
- the eno gene encoding phosphopyruvate hydratase → MTNYLDTAINAIVAREILDSRGRPTLEAELHLAGGAVGLAQVPSGASTGTFEAHELRDGDKSRYGGKGVLKAVKNANEILAPKLLGLDVLNQELLDRTMIGIDGSHNKANLGANAILGISLAAAKAGAAALDIPLYRYLGGPLANLLPVPLMNVINGGAHAANNVDFQEFMIVPVGAPSFSEALRWGAEVFATLSRVLDDQGLLTGVGDEGGFAPNLESNQQALELLVAAIAKAGYKPGEQVALALDVAASEFYKDGQYVYDGESHTPVEFIDYLAQLVGQYPIISIEDGLHEEDWHNWQLLTQKVGSQVQLVGDDLFVTNANRLQKGIEQKASNSILIKLNQIGSLTETLETIDLATRNGFRSVISHRSGETEDTTIADLAVATRAGQIKTGSLCRSERVAKYNRLLRIEHELGDRAIYAGTVGLGPK, encoded by the coding sequence ATGACCAATTATCTGGATACTGCTATCAATGCTATTGTAGCTCGGGAAATTCTTGATTCCCGAGGGAGACCTACCCTAGAAGCAGAATTACATCTAGCTGGGGGTGCGGTGGGACTGGCCCAAGTTCCTAGCGGTGCTTCCACAGGTACTTTTGAAGCTCATGAACTGCGAGATGGGGATAAGAGTCGTTATGGTGGTAAAGGAGTCCTCAAAGCTGTGAAAAATGCCAATGAAATATTGGCTCCCAAGTTGTTGGGGTTGGATGTTCTTAACCAAGAACTTTTAGATAGAACCATGATTGGCATAGACGGATCCCATAACAAGGCTAATTTGGGGGCCAATGCTATTTTAGGAATTTCCCTAGCAGCAGCAAAAGCAGGTGCAGCAGCTTTGGATATTCCCCTCTATCGTTATTTAGGTGGGCCTTTAGCCAATTTATTGCCAGTTCCCCTTATGAATGTGATCAATGGGGGCGCCCATGCAGCTAATAATGTGGACTTTCAAGAATTTATGATTGTTCCTGTGGGGGCTCCCTCATTTAGTGAAGCTTTGCGCTGGGGTGCGGAAGTATTTGCCACCCTCAGTCGGGTTCTGGATGACCAAGGTCTATTGACTGGTGTGGGTGATGAGGGCGGTTTCGCACCTAATTTAGAGTCCAATCAACAAGCTTTGGAGTTGTTGGTTGCTGCGATCGCAAAAGCTGGTTATAAACCCGGTGAGCAGGTCGCTTTGGCTTTAGATGTGGCCGCTAGTGAATTTTACAAAGATGGTCAGTATGTTTATGATGGTGAGTCCCATACTCCAGTAGAGTTTATTGATTATTTAGCACAGTTGGTTGGTCAGTATCCTATCATTTCTATTGAAGATGGTTTACACGAAGAAGACTGGCATAATTGGCAATTACTAACCCAGAAGGTCGGTTCCCAGGTGCAGTTGGTAGGTGATGATTTATTTGTAACTAATGCCAATCGCTTACAAAAGGGTATTGAACAAAAGGCTAGTAACTCAATTTTGATTAAGTTAAATCAAATCGGTTCCCTGACGGAAACTCTGGAAACTATTGATTTGGCCACCCGTAATGGTTTTCGTTCTGTGATCAGTCACCGCTCCGGTGAAACTGAAGATACCACTATTGCCGATCTGGCTGTTGCTACCCGTGCAGGACAAATTAAAACTGGTTCTCTGTGTCGTAGTGAACGAGTAGCTAAGTACAATCGTTTATTGCGAATTGAGCATGAATTGGGCGATCGCGCTATTTATGCTGGCACAGTTGGTTTAGGTCCGAAATAG
- the argH gene encoding argininosuccinate lyase → MTAKQTWSQRFESALHPTIARFNASITFDIELLEYDITGSQAHAKMLGHSQIITPEEAEQLVTGLEQVRQEYRQGKFQPGIDAEDVHFAVEKRLTEIVGDVGKKLHTARSRNDQVGTDTRLYLREQIQQIRQHLREFQQVLLDLAEKNIETLIPGYTHLQRAQPLSLAHHLLAYFQMAQRDWERLGDVYKRVNICPLGSGALAGTTFPIDRKYTAQLLNFDSIYANSLDGVSDRDFAIEFLAAASTIMVHLSRLSEEVILWACEEFRFIHLKDSCATGSSIMPQKKNPDVPELVRGKTGRVFGHLQSMLVIMKGLPLAYNKDLQEDKEGIFDSVNTVKSCLQAMTILLREGMEFRQERLAAAVTEDFANATDVADYLAARGVPFREAYNIVGKVVKTSISAGKLLKDLTLEEWQQVHPSFESDIYEAISPRQVVAARNSYGGTGFEQVRQAIASAHSQILQS, encoded by the coding sequence ATGACCGCAAAACAAACTTGGAGCCAAAGGTTTGAATCCGCACTACACCCGACTATCGCCCGTTTTAATGCTAGTATTACTTTTGACATTGAACTATTAGAATATGATATTACTGGTTCCCAAGCCCATGCGAAAATGTTGGGTCACAGTCAAATCATTACTCCAGAGGAAGCAGAGCAATTAGTGACCGGTTTAGAACAGGTACGTCAGGAATATCGACAAGGAAAATTCCAACCCGGTATTGATGCGGAGGATGTACATTTTGCGGTAGAAAAACGACTTACGGAAATTGTGGGTGATGTAGGAAAAAAACTACACACCGCCCGTTCTCGTAATGACCAGGTAGGAACTGACACGAGACTCTACCTACGGGAGCAAATCCAACAAATCCGTCAACACCTAAGGGAGTTCCAGCAGGTATTATTAGATCTAGCTGAGAAAAATATTGAAACTCTCATCCCTGGATACACCCACCTACAAAGGGCCCAACCCCTAAGTTTGGCTCATCACCTCCTAGCCTATTTTCAAATGGCACAAAGGGATTGGGAAAGATTAGGGGATGTGTACAAACGGGTAAACATTTGCCCCCTAGGTAGTGGCGCTCTAGCAGGTACTACCTTTCCTATTGACAGGAAGTACACCGCACAGCTATTGAATTTTGACAGTATTTATGCTAACAGTTTGGACGGGGTAAGTGATCGAGATTTTGCCATAGAGTTTCTGGCTGCTGCTAGTACAATTATGGTGCACCTCAGTCGCTTGTCAGAAGAGGTAATTCTATGGGCCTGTGAAGAATTCCGTTTTATCCACCTAAAGGATAGCTGTGCTACCGGTTCCAGTATTATGCCACAAAAGAAAAACCCAGATGTTCCTGAGTTAGTTAGAGGTAAAACAGGTAGGGTCTTTGGTCATCTTCAGTCTATGTTAGTAATTATGAAAGGACTACCCCTAGCCTATAACAAAGACTTACAAGAAGACAAAGAAGGTATATTTGATAGTGTAAACACTGTCAAGTCTTGCTTGCAGGCAATGACAATTCTATTAAGAGAAGGTATGGAGTTTCGCCAAGAACGTTTGGCTGCAGCAGTGACGGAGGACTTCGCTAATGCTACTGATGTTGCAGACTACTTAGCAGCTCGAGGAGTACCCTTTCGAGAAGCTTATAACATAGTTGGTAAAGTAGTTAAAACTAGTATTTCTGCTGGTAAGCTCTTGAAAGATTTAACCTTGGAAGAATGGCAACAAGTACACCCATCCTTTGAGAGTGATATCTATGAAGCTATTTCCCCACGCCAAGTAGTAGCTGCGCGTAACAGCTATGGCGGCACTGGCTTTGAGCAAGTTAGACAAGCGATCGCCAGTGCCCATAGTCAAATTTTACAAAGTTGA
- the larB gene encoding nickel pincer cofactor biosynthesis protein LarB, which produces MTQPENLQSLLQAVANGKISPDLALESLKNLAYESVGEFAKIDHHRHLRTGFPEVIWGPGKTPDQIAQIMEIMRPRASVVMATRITPEIYSILQKKVRGLKYYDLARICALSPDETPPRFPGEIGILSAGTADLPVAEEAAITAELYGFRVQRLWDVGVAGIHRLLNNRHLLNSASVLIVVAGMEGALPSVVAGLADCPIIAVPTSIGYGANFAGLAPLLTMLNSCAAGVGVVNIDNGFGAAVLAGQILRTAQKLKREPT; this is translated from the coding sequence ATGACTCAACCAGAAAATTTGCAATCCCTATTACAAGCTGTAGCTAATGGTAAAATTAGTCCTGATCTAGCCCTAGAATCTCTCAAAAATCTAGCATACGAATCTGTAGGTGAATTTGCCAAAATTGACCACCATCGTCATTTAAGAACCGGGTTTCCAGAAGTCATTTGGGGACCTGGTAAAACCCCTGACCAAATTGCCCAAATCATGGAAATTATGCGTCCACGCGCTTCCGTAGTCATGGCTACCCGAATTACTCCTGAGATATATTCCATACTACAAAAAAAAGTAAGGGGACTAAAATACTACGACCTAGCAAGGATTTGTGCCCTTTCTCCCGATGAAACCCCACCGCGATTTCCTGGAGAAATAGGAATCCTCTCCGCTGGTACTGCTGACCTACCCGTAGCTGAAGAAGCTGCTATAACTGCTGAACTATATGGTTTTAGAGTGCAGCGTCTCTGGGATGTGGGTGTAGCAGGAATTCACCGCTTACTCAATAATCGTCATTTGCTCAATTCAGCATCTGTCCTAATTGTTGTAGCAGGTATGGAAGGTGCCCTACCCAGTGTAGTAGCTGGTTTAGCAGATTGTCCCATAATTGCCGTGCCCACCAGTATTGGTTACGGGGCAAATTTTGCGGGTTTGGCTCCCCTACTCACCATGCTCAACTCTTGTGCTGCTGGTGTGGGAGTGGTCAATATTGATAATGGATTTGGCGCAGCAGTTTTAGCAGGTCAAATCCTACGTACCGCCCAGAAATTGAAGAGAGAACCAACTTAA
- a CDS encoding ABC transporter substrate-binding protein, with product MSLINKYLKSAKRNLLFIIIVCFIATPLTGCNPSNFKNPNVRDVPQLVTSILSDPKTFNYALSSESPNIFGYTYEGLVSQNPLTGEIEPNLAQSWEISEDKLKITFTMRENLKWSDGQPLTVDDVVFTYNEIYLNKQIPTDIRDILRIGKERKLPKVTKIDNRRVEFTVPEPFRPFLQSVGAAILPAHILQESVVTKDQDGKPKFLSIWGVDTPPEKIIVNGPYQLERYETSQRIIFRRNPYYWRQDSQGQPQPYIERIIWQIVESTDTALLQFRSAGMDAISVTPDYFSLLKVQEKQGNFQIYNGGPSTGTSFISFNLNQGKRNNKPLVDPIKSQWFNQVKFRQAIAYAVDRETMINNIYRGLGQTQNSPISVQSPYYLPPEKGLRVYNYNPQKAKELLIEAGFKYNSQNQLEDGQGNKVRFSLLTNAGNKIREAMGAQIKQDLSKIGIQVDFTPLAWSTFLDKLSNTLDWEASLLGLTGGLEPNDGANVWSPEGGLHMFNQKPQPGQKPIEGWQVAPWEKKIHELYIQGAQEFDETKVKEIYAQSQKLTQEYLPFIYLINSTSLVAVRNRFTGIKYSALGGPFWNIHEIKIRE from the coding sequence ATGTCCTTAATCAACAAGTATCTCAAATCAGCAAAACGAAACCTATTATTTATCATTATAGTTTGCTTTATAGCCACACCCCTAACCGGTTGCAATCCTAGTAACTTTAAAAACCCTAATGTTAGGGATGTGCCCCAATTAGTAACCAGTATTCTCAGTGATCCAAAAACTTTTAACTACGCTTTAAGTTCTGAGTCTCCCAATATATTTGGTTATACCTACGAAGGATTAGTTAGCCAAAATCCCCTGACGGGTGAGATAGAACCAAATTTAGCCCAATCCTGGGAAATTTCTGAGGATAAACTAAAAATTACCTTCACCATGCGTGAGAACTTAAAATGGTCTGATGGTCAACCCCTCACCGTGGATGATGTTGTATTCACTTATAATGAAATTTATCTAAATAAACAAATACCCACAGATATAAGAGATATTTTGAGAATTGGTAAAGAAAGAAAACTACCTAAAGTAACAAAAATAGACAATAGGAGAGTAGAATTTACTGTTCCCGAACCCTTTAGACCCTTCCTACAAAGCGTAGGTGCTGCCATATTACCAGCGCACATCTTACAAGAATCAGTGGTGACAAAAGACCAAGATGGTAAACCGAAATTCCTGAGTATTTGGGGTGTGGACACTCCTCCAGAAAAAATCATCGTTAACGGTCCCTATCAACTAGAACGCTACGAAACTAGTCAAAGAATCATTTTTCGTCGTAACCCCTACTATTGGCGTCAAGATTCCCAGGGTCAACCCCAACCTTACATTGAACGGATTATTTGGCAAATTGTGGAATCAACAGATACAGCTTTGCTCCAATTTAGATCCGCTGGAATGGATGCTATATCAGTCACACCTGATTATTTCTCATTGTTAAAAGTCCAGGAAAAACAAGGAAATTTCCAGATTTATAATGGCGGACCCTCCACTGGTACTAGTTTTATTTCCTTTAACTTAAACCAGGGCAAAAGAAATAACAAACCCTTAGTGGATCCGATTAAATCCCAGTGGTTTAACCAGGTAAAATTTCGTCAAGCGATCGCCTATGCAGTAGACAGGGAAACCATGATTAATAATATTTACCGTGGTTTAGGTCAAACCCAAAATTCCCCGATTTCCGTGCAAAGTCCTTACTATCTCCCACCAGAAAAGGGATTAAGAGTCTATAATTACAATCCCCAAAAAGCCAAAGAATTACTGATAGAAGCTGGATTTAAATACAACAGTCAAAACCAATTAGAAGATGGTCAAGGAAACAAGGTAAGATTTAGTTTGCTCACCAATGCTGGTAATAAAATCCGGGAAGCAATGGGTGCCCAAATCAAACAAGATCTGAGTAAAATTGGCATTCAAGTTGATTTTACCCCATTAGCATGGAGTACATTTTTAGACAAACTATCTAACACCCTAGATTGGGAAGCATCCCTATTAGGTTTAACTGGTGGTTTAGAACCCAATGATGGTGCTAACGTGTGGTCTCCTGAAGGGGGGTTACACATGTTTAATCAAAAACCGCAACCAGGGCAAAAACCCATAGAAGGATGGCAAGTAGCACCCTGGGAAAAGAAAATTCATGAACTATATATTCAAGGAGCCCAGGAATTTGATGAAACTAAGGTGAAAGAAATTTACGCCCAGAGTCAAAAATTAACCCAGGAGTATTTACCATTTATTTACCTAATAAATTCCACCTCCTTGGTAGCAGTGCGTAATCGATTTACGGGAATTAAATATTCCGCACTCGGTGGTCCATTCTGGAATATTCATGAAATTAAAATTAGGGAATAA
- the ispF gene encoding 2-C-methyl-D-erythritol 2,4-cyclodiphosphate synthase: MTTNIRIGNGYDIHKLVSDRPLILGGVHIPHELGLLGHSDADVLTHAIMDAMLGALSLGDIGHYFPPNDPQWKGANSLVLLKQVHGLILNQGWEVGNVDSVVVAERPKLKPYIHQMREQLASTLAIQPHQVGVKATTNEKLGPTGREEGICAYAVVLLVANP; encoded by the coding sequence ATGACTACAAATATCAGAATTGGTAACGGCTATGATATTCACAAATTGGTGAGCGATCGCCCATTAATTCTTGGTGGTGTTCACATACCCCATGAATTGGGTTTGTTAGGACATAGTGATGCTGATGTGTTAACCCATGCAATTATGGATGCTATGTTGGGTGCCCTGTCTTTGGGGGATATTGGTCATTATTTTCCCCCTAATGATCCTCAGTGGAAAGGGGCCAACAGTTTGGTATTATTAAAACAGGTTCATGGTCTCATTCTCAATCAAGGTTGGGAAGTGGGCAATGTGGATTCTGTAGTGGTAGCTGAACGTCCCAAGTTAAAACCCTATATTCATCAAATGCGTGAGCAGTTAGCATCTACTTTAGCAATACAACCCCATCAGGTTGGGGTAAAAGCCACAACCAATGAAAAATTGGGTCCCACTGGTAGGGAAGAAGGTATTTGTGCTTATGCGGTCGTTTTGTTGGTGGCAAATCCCTAG
- the trmD gene encoding tRNA (guanosine(37)-N1)-methyltransferase TrmD yields the protein MRFDIVTLFPDCFGSILSSGLLGKALNRGIAEVYLVNPRDFTKDKHRKVDDEPYGGGVGMLLKPDPIFTAVESLPILPRRDIILMSPQGQTINQPLLRELATSYDQLVVICGHYEGVDERVLNLVTREVSLGDFILTGGEIPAMALLNGVVRLLPGTVGKVESLKAESFEAGLLDFPQYTRPAEFRGWKVPDVLLSGNHAEISRWRFQQQIERTASRRPDLLEKWQRERSDSLDPTPREKED from the coding sequence GTGCGTTTTGATATAGTTACACTTTTTCCCGACTGTTTTGGTTCCATTCTCAGTTCTGGTCTTTTAGGGAAGGCTCTAAATAGGGGTATTGCTGAGGTTTATTTGGTTAATCCCAGGGATTTCACCAAGGATAAACATCGTAAAGTAGACGATGAACCCTACGGTGGGGGTGTGGGTATGTTGCTTAAACCTGACCCGATTTTTACTGCGGTTGAGTCCCTACCGATTTTACCTCGTCGGGATATCATTCTTATGAGTCCCCAGGGACAAACTATCAATCAACCCCTTTTGAGAGAATTGGCTACTAGCTATGATCAGTTAGTTGTCATTTGTGGACATTATGAGGGCGTTGATGAGCGTGTTCTCAATTTAGTTACCCGTGAGGTGTCTTTGGGTGATTTTATTCTGACAGGTGGCGAAATCCCCGCTATGGCCCTATTGAATGGTGTGGTTCGTCTTCTACCGGGTACTGTGGGTAAGGTAGAATCTCTCAAGGCTGAAAGTTTTGAAGCGGGTTTATTGGATTTCCCCCAATACACCCGTCCCGCTGAGTTTCGAGGTTGGAAGGTTCCCGATGTTTTGCTTAGTGGTAATCACGCGGAAATTTCTCGCTGGCGCTTTCAACAACAAATTGAACGGACTGCTTCTCGTCGTCCTGATCTGCTGGAAAAATGGCAACGAGAACGCTCTGATTCTCTAGATCCCACCCCCAGGGAGAAAGAGGATTAA
- a CDS encoding cyanophycinase — MQQLKAKTLEMRTPQATKTAVLVIGGAEDKVHGREILRTFVARAGASKAYITIVPSASREPAIIGGRYIRLFEEMGAQKVEILDIREREQCENPQIKASLENCTGVFLTGGDQLRLCGVLADTPAMDLIRQRVRAGQLTLAGTSAGAAVMGHHMIAGGGSGETPNRSLVDMATGLGFIPEVIVDQHFHNRNRMGRLISAIAAHPDRLGIGIDEDTCAVFERDGWLQVVGKGSVTIVDPTELTHTNEPHVSANEPLNVHNLRLHILSYGDRFHLYQRTVLPAVHRLPSYGDNVS; from the coding sequence ATGCAGCAATTAAAAGCTAAAACGCTGGAAATGAGGACACCCCAAGCAACTAAAACTGCCGTTCTAGTGATCGGAGGCGCAGAGGACAAAGTTCACGGACGTGAAATTCTAAGAACTTTTGTTGCTCGTGCTGGCGCTAGTAAGGCTTATATTACAATTGTTCCATCTGCTTCAAGAGAACCAGCCATAATCGGTGGTCGTTACATTCGCTTGTTTGAAGAAATGGGTGCCCAGAAGGTGGAAATTTTGGACATTCGTGAGCGTGAACAATGTGAAAACCCTCAAATTAAAGCATCTCTAGAAAACTGTACTGGGGTGTTTTTAACCGGGGGTGACCAATTGCGACTCTGTGGAGTCCTAGCGGATACACCAGCCATGGACTTAATCCGGCAACGCGTAAGAGCAGGACAATTAACTCTAGCAGGAACAAGTGCAGGAGCAGCCGTTATGGGACACCACATGATTGCTGGTGGGGGAAGCGGGGAAACGCCTAACCGTTCTTTAGTAGATATGGCAACAGGTTTGGGATTTATTCCTGAAGTGATTGTCGATCAGCACTTTCATAATCGAAACCGTATGGGAAGATTAATTAGTGCTATTGCGGCCCATCCAGACCGTCTTGGTATTGGTATTGATGAGGATACTTGTGCCGTGTTTGAAAGGGATGGGTGGTTACAAGTGGTGGGCAAGGGTAGTGTGACCATTGTGGATCCCACTGAACTAACTCATACCAATGAGCCTCATGTTAGTGCCAATGAACCTTTGAACGTCCATAACTTACGCTTGCACATTCTAAGTTATGGAGATCGGTTTCACCTCTACCAACGTACTGTTTTACCAGCAGTGCATCGTCTCCCTAGTTATGGTGACAATGTGTCTTAA
- the cphA gene encoding cyanophycin synthetase: MRILKIQTLRGPNYWSIRRHKLIVMRLDLENLAETPSNQISGFYEGLVEALPSLEGHYCSPGCRGGFLMRVREGTMMGHIVEHVALELQELAGMQVGFGRTRETATPGIYQVVIEYLNEEAGRYASRAAVRICQSIVDRGRYPKAELEQDIQDLKDCWRDASLGPSTEAIVKEAQRRGIPWMPLSARFLIQVGYGVHQKRMQATMTDNTGILGVELACDKEATKRILANSGVPVPKGTVINFLDDLEEAIDYVGGYPIVIKPLDGNHGRGITIDIRSWDDAEAAYHSARQVSRSIIVERYYVGRDHRVLVVDGKVVAVAERVPAHVVGDGKLTIAELVEETNKDPNRGEGHDNVLTKIELDRTSYQLLERQGYTINTVLGKEQICYLRATANLSTGGVAVDRTDEIHPENIWLAQRVVKIIGLDIAGLDVVTTDISRPLREMDGVIVEVNAAPGFRMHVAPSVGIPRNVAGAVMDMLFPNEKPTRIPILSVTGTNGKTTTTRLLAHIYKQTGQIVGYTTTDGTYIGDFLVEAGDNTGPQSAHLILQDPTVEVAVLESARGGILRSGLGFEFANVGVVLNVAADHLGIGDIDTIEQLANLKSVVSEAVFPDGYAVLNADDYRVAAMAEKTKANIAYFTMNPDSELVQRHIQKGGVAAVYENGYLSIVKGDWTHRIEKAESIPLTMSGKAPFMIANALAASLAAFVQNVTIEQIRAGLRSFRASVSQTPGRMNLFNLGKYHALVDYAHNPASYQALGSFVRNWTSGQRIGVVGGPGDRRDEDFVTLGKLAAEIFDYIIVKEDDDTRGRPRGSGSDLIVQGITQTKANCRYESILDETQAINKGLDMAPDGSLVVILPESVSRAIRLIKVRGVQEEPVSQPAVNTPA; the protein is encoded by the coding sequence ATGAGAATCCTCAAGATCCAGACCTTACGCGGACCAAATTATTGGAGCATTCGACGCCATAAACTAATCGTCATGCGCCTAGATTTGGAGAACTTAGCAGAAACGCCATCCAATCAAATTTCAGGCTTTTATGAAGGATTGGTGGAAGCCCTACCCAGCCTAGAAGGTCATTATTGCTCACCAGGCTGTAGAGGCGGTTTTTTGATGCGTGTACGAGAAGGGACCATGATGGGTCATATCGTAGAACACGTAGCCCTAGAACTCCAGGAATTGGCTGGAATGCAAGTAGGCTTTGGCCGTACTCGTGAAACCGCCACCCCTGGGATTTATCAAGTTGTGATTGAATATCTCAATGAAGAAGCTGGACGCTATGCTTCCCGGGCGGCAGTTAGAATATGTCAAAGTATTGTTGACAGGGGACGCTATCCTAAAGCCGAATTGGAACAAGATATTCAAGATCTAAAAGACTGTTGGCGAGATGCTTCCCTCGGGCCTTCAACGGAGGCGATAGTTAAGGAAGCCCAAAGGCGAGGTATTCCCTGGATGCCATTATCCGCCAGGTTTTTGATCCAGGTGGGCTATGGTGTCCATCAAAAGCGGATGCAAGCCACCATGACTGACAACACTGGCATTCTTGGGGTGGAACTGGCTTGTGACAAGGAAGCTACTAAACGCATTTTGGCTAATAGCGGAGTCCCCGTACCCAAGGGGACTGTAATCAATTTTCTGGACGATTTGGAAGAGGCCATTGACTATGTTGGTGGTTATCCCATCGTCATTAAACCCCTTGATGGTAATCATGGTCGTGGGATTACCATTGATATTAGAAGTTGGGATGATGCTGAAGCTGCATATCACTCCGCTAGGCAAGTTTCTCGCTCAATTATCGTAGAACGTTATTATGTGGGGCGTGACCATCGGGTTTTAGTCGTGGATGGTAAGGTTGTGGCTGTGGCTGAACGTGTTCCCGCTCACGTGGTTGGTGATGGTAAATTAACTATTGCTGAATTAGTTGAAGAAACCAATAAAGATCCTAATCGCGGCGAAGGACATGACAATGTGCTAACCAAAATTGAACTCGACCGCACTAGCTATCAATTATTAGAAAGGCAGGGTTATACCATTAATACTGTGCTTGGTAAAGAACAGATTTGTTATTTACGAGCTACAGCAAATTTGAGTACAGGTGGCGTTGCTGTAGACCGTACGGATGAAATTCATCCGGAAAATATCTGGTTAGCCCAAAGGGTGGTAAAAATTATCGGTTTGGATATCGCTGGTTTAGATGTGGTAACCACGGATATTAGTCGCCCTTTGAGAGAAATGGATGGTGTAATTGTGGAAGTTAATGCCGCCCCTGGTTTTCGGATGCACGTTGCTCCCAGTGTGGGTATTCCCCGCAATGTGGCTGGTGCGGTGATGGATATGCTGTTTCCCAATGAAAAACCTACCCGCATTCCCATCCTTAGTGTTACTGGTACTAATGGTAAAACTACTACCACTCGTCTGTTGGCTCACATTTATAAGCAAACAGGTCAAATTGTGGGTTACACTACTACTGATGGTACTTATATCGGTGATTTTTTGGTGGAAGCTGGAGATAATACTGGTCCCCAGAGCGCCCATCTCATCCTGCAAGACCCAACGGTGGAGGTGGCCGTACTGGAATCCGCCCGTGGGGGTATCCTCCGCTCTGGTTTGGGCTTCGAGTTCGCTAATGTGGGCGTGGTTTTAAATGTGGCCGCAGACCATTTAGGCATTGGTGATATTGATACTATTGAACAGTTGGCTAATCTTAAAAGCGTTGTGTCGGAAGCGGTCTTTCCTGATGGATATGCGGTATTAAATGCTGATGACTATCGGGTAGCTGCTATGGCGGAAAAGACAAAGGCTAACATTGCTTACTTCACTATGAATCCCGATTCTGAGCTTGTGCAACGGCATATTCAAAAGGGAGGAGTGGCAGCAGTATATGAAAATGGTTATCTATCAATTGTCAAAGGTGATTGGACACACCGGATAGAAAAAGCTGAAAGTATACCCTTAACAATGAGTGGTAAAGCACCATTTATGATTGCCAATGCTTTGGCGGCAAGTCTAGCAGCTTTTGTACAAAATGTCACTATTGAACAGATTCGCGCTGGGTTAAGATCTTTTCGGGCTTCTGTAAGTCAAACACCAGGTAGAATGAACTTGTTTAATTTGGGTAAATACCATGCCTTAGTGGATTATGCCCATAATCCCGCCAGCTACCAGGCTTTAGGTTCTTTTGTACGCAATTGGACAAGCGGGCAGCGTATAGGAGTGGTTGGAGGACCAGGAGACCGCCGTGATGAGGATTTTGTTACTCTAGGAAAATTAGCAGCTGAGATCTTTGACTACATCATTGTTAAGGAAGATGATGACACCAGGGGAAGACCTAGGGGATCAGGATCGGATTTGATTGTTCAAGGTATCACCCAAACTAAAGCCAATTGTCGTTATGAGTCTATCCTAGACGAGACCCAAGCCATTAATAAAGGTTTGGACATGGCTCCGGATGGTAGTTTAGTGGTAATTTTACCGGAAAGTGTTAGTAGGGCTATTCGGTTAATTAAGGTGCGCGGTGTTCAGGAAGAACCTGTGTCACAACCCGCTGTTAATACTCCCGCCTAA